In a single window of the Cucurbita pepo subsp. pepo cultivar mu-cu-16 chromosome LG18, ASM280686v2, whole genome shotgun sequence genome:
- the LOC111779767 gene encoding calmodulin-binding receptor-like cytoplasmic kinase 3 → MAFLLVVSCIVASITAVMLVQSPLVFASEFTMESGVSSANQTPYSVSDSCERYFMNGIPMDKSMFCKLLQLLRGYPCIFEDSWGSDGCRWDSSFSGMRVKASRKLLKERKEEDANVKDGQYRHRKAKEDPKSFATPQNIGIVVTGTFVLCCGVLCPCFYQKRRRTVQRALDKEQQSVHLASTIEVMNSAPEKILASPLRVPPSPRYSPSPKFKRLGSVRLNMSQVAKATQDFSPALRIGEGGFGTVYKARLEDGHIVAIKRAKKELFENSRTDFGSEVELLSKIDHRSLVKLLGYVDHGNERIIITEYVGNGTLREHLDGVHGKVLDFNQRLEIAIDIAHGLTYLHLYAEKQIIHRDVKSSNILLTETMRAKVADFGFARLGTLGSEQTHISTQVKGTVGYLDPDYMKTYQLTPKSDVYSFGILLVEILTGRRPLEVKKPPEERVTIKWAFNKYSEDKILETLDPLMEETLEADIVLKMFELAIQCAAPVRADRPDMKLVGEQLWAIRAEYISQKKEKARLP, encoded by the exons ATGGCTTTTCTTCTTGTTGTATCATGTATAGTAGCTTCTATTACGGCCGTGATGTTGGTGCAATCGCCATTAGTATTTGCTTCTGAGTTTACGATGGAATCTGGGGTTTCAAGTGCTAATCAGACTCCCTATTCAGTTTCGGATAGTTGTGAACGTTATTTCATGAATGGGATTCCTATGGATAAAAGTATGTTCTGTAAGCTGCTGCAGCTTTTGCGTGGATATCCATGCATATTTGAAGATTCTTGGGGAAGTGATGGTTGCCGTTGGGATAGTTCATTCT CTGGTATGAGAGTCAAAGCATCAAGAAAATTGTTAAAAGAACGGAAGGAGGAAGACGCCAACGTTAAAGATGGTCAGTATCGTCATCGGAAGGCAAAAGAGGATCCGAAGTCTTTTGCAACCCCCCAAAACATTGGAATTGTAGTAACTGGAACCTTCGTTTTATGTTGTGGTGTCCTCTGTCCTTGTTTCTATCAAAAGAGGAGACGCACTGTTCAAAGAGCTTTAGATAAAGAACAACAATCAG TTCATTTAGCCTCCACCATCGAAGTAATGAACTCTGCTCCTGAGAAGATTCTAGCTAGTCCACTTCGGGTACCACCTAGTCCTAGATATTCTCCATCTCCAAAATTTAAACGGCTTGGATCTGTTCGTCTTAACATGAGCCAAGTAGCTAAAGCAACTCAGGATTTCTCACCAGCTCTACGCATAGGTGAAGGAGGTTTTGGAACTGTCTACAAAGCTCGGCTAGAAGACGGGCACATAGTTGCCATAAAACGTGCAAAAAAG GAACTCTTCGAGAACTCACGAACTGACTTTGGCAGTGAAGTAGAATTACTGTCCAAAATTGATCATCGGAGTCTGGTTAAGCTGCTAGGTTATGTTGACCATGGAAATGAGCGCATCATCATTACGGAATATGTAGGAAACGGTACTCTTAGAGAACATTTGGATG GTGTGCATGGGAAAGTATTGGATTTTAATCAGAGACTTGAAATTGCCATTGACATTGCTCATGGACTAACTTATCTCCATCTATATGCAG AGAAGCAAATTATTCATAGAGATGTGAAATCTTCCAACATCCTTCTTACCGAAACCATGAGAGCAAAGGTGGCGGATTTTGGATTTGCAAGACTTGGCACATTGGGTAGTGAACAAACGCACATTTCAACTCAGGTGAAAGGAACAGTCGGTTACCTTGATCCGGACTATATGAAGACCTATCAACTTACCCCTAAGAGTGATGTCTACTCATTTGGGATTTTACTAGTAGAGATTCTAACTGGACGCCGTCCATTGGAAGTGAAGAAGCCTCCAGAGGAGCGGGTCACAATCAAATGG GCTTTCAACAAGTATAGTGAAGACAAAATTCTGGAAACGTTAGATCCTTTAATGGAGGAAACTTTGgaggcagatattgtcctgaAAATGTTCGAGTTGGCGATCCAATGTGCAGCACCGGTTCGAGCGGACCGTCCAGATATGAAGTTAGTTGGGGAGCAGTTGTGGGCAATAAGAGCAGAATATATATCacagaagaaggaaaaggcaAGATTGCCTTAA
- the LOC111780320 gene encoding uncharacterized protein LOC111780320 isoform X1 yields the protein MNNLNTMGKRKPGSDQTHHDRPHHLSGIVPFSNQMDVRSEEQDRSLARPIFMKRSRHQYSHQYCRRGSTSQANASTSRENRVRTILEKRPAFKFAAHCNSEFPYHIESNESTFLRPERIRYNSLGKDTILSHGRKIVCGICQKLMRRKLCFLGNTLSSSELPVAAVLVCGHVYHADCLENGSNIEDRSDPRCPLCMEPPAKVDDSTEQE from the exons ATGAACAATCTTAATACTATGGGGAAGCGCAAGCCAGGCTCTGATCAGACCCACCACGATCGTCCTCATCATCTCTCCG GTATAGTGCCATTTTCCAATCAAATGGATGTGCGGTCAGAAGAG CAGGATCGGAGTCTCGCCCGTCCAATATTCATGAAACGTTCACGTCATCAGTATAGTCATCAATATTGTCGACGAGGTTCAACCAGTCAAGCAAATGCATCCACCTCCCGCGAAAACCGAGTTCGAACCATACTCGAAAAACGTCCCGCTTTTAAATTTGCAGCTCACTGCAACTCAGAGTTTCCATATCATATAG AGAGCAATGAGAGCACCTTCTTGAGGCCAGAAAGGATAAGGTACAATTCCTTAGGGAAGGATACAATTTTATCTCATGGAAGGAAAATAGTATGTGGGATTTGTCAAAAGCTGATGAGGCGAAAGCTTTGCTTCCTCGGTAACACGCTGTCTTCCAGCGAACTTCCCGTTGCTGCGGTTTTGGTATGTGGCCATGTCTATCATGCAGACTGTCTGGAGAACGGGTCAAACATCGAAGATAGAAGTGACCCTCGTTGTCCATTGTGCATGGAACCGCCTGCAAAAGTCGACGATTCAACCGAGCAGGAATGA
- the LOC111780320 gene encoding uncharacterized protein LOC111780320 isoform X2 → MNNLNTMGKRKPGSDQTHHDRPHHLSGIVPFSNQMDVRSEEDRSLARPIFMKRSRHQYSHQYCRRGSTSQANASTSRENRVRTILEKRPAFKFAAHCNSEFPYHIESNESTFLRPERIRYNSLGKDTILSHGRKIVCGICQKLMRRKLCFLGNTLSSSELPVAAVLVCGHVYHADCLENGSNIEDRSDPRCPLCMEPPAKVDDSTEQE, encoded by the exons ATGAACAATCTTAATACTATGGGGAAGCGCAAGCCAGGCTCTGATCAGACCCACCACGATCGTCCTCATCATCTCTCCG GTATAGTGCCATTTTCCAATCAAATGGATGTGCGGTCAGAAGAG GATCGGAGTCTCGCCCGTCCAATATTCATGAAACGTTCACGTCATCAGTATAGTCATCAATATTGTCGACGAGGTTCAACCAGTCAAGCAAATGCATCCACCTCCCGCGAAAACCGAGTTCGAACCATACTCGAAAAACGTCCCGCTTTTAAATTTGCAGCTCACTGCAACTCAGAGTTTCCATATCATATAG AGAGCAATGAGAGCACCTTCTTGAGGCCAGAAAGGATAAGGTACAATTCCTTAGGGAAGGATACAATTTTATCTCATGGAAGGAAAATAGTATGTGGGATTTGTCAAAAGCTGATGAGGCGAAAGCTTTGCTTCCTCGGTAACACGCTGTCTTCCAGCGAACTTCCCGTTGCTGCGGTTTTGGTATGTGGCCATGTCTATCATGCAGACTGTCTGGAGAACGGGTCAAACATCGAAGATAGAAGTGACCCTCGTTGTCCATTGTGCATGGAACCGCCTGCAAAAGTCGACGATTCAACCGAGCAGGAATGA
- the LOC111779768 gene encoding bifunctional purple acid phosphatase 26-like, whose amino-acid sequence MLGNSKMQCLFLQLVFALCIVISFLSFGNAGITSTFIRSEWPSTDMPLDNEVFAIPKGYNAPQQVHITQGDYEGKAVIISWVTPDEPEPNSVQYGTSDKSYEFTAEGTVTNYTFYKYKSGYIHHCLVGDLKYDTKYYYKIGSGDSAREFWFQTPPKVDPDASYKFGIIGDLGQTFNSLSTLQHYMKSGGQTVLFVGDLSYADRYQFNDVGLRWDTWGRFAEQSVAYQPWIWSAGNHEIEYMPYMDEVEPFKSYIQRYPTPYLASNSSSPLWYAIRRASAHIIVLSAYSPFVKYTPQWHWLREELERVDREKTPWLIVLMHVPCYNSNEAHFQEGESIQSVFESWFVTYRVDVVFAGHVHAYERSYRISSINYNASGYHDTVPDKSAPIYITVGDGGNQEGLAGRFRDPQPEYSAFREASYGHSTLEIRNRTHALYHWNRNDDGKKVATDAFVLRNQYWAHNHRRRKLKKHIQMVIRENMTA is encoded by the exons ATGCTGGGAAATTCCAAGATGCAGTGCTTGTTTCTTCAACTTGTGTTTGCTTTGTGCATAGTTATTAGCTTTCTGAGCTTTGGGAATGCAGGGATCACCAGTACATTTATTCGATCAGAGTGGCCATCCACTGATATGCCTCTTGATAATGAAGTATTTGCTATTCCTAAAGGTTACAATGCCCCCCAACAG GTGCATATCACCCAGGGTGACTATGAAGGCAAGGCCGTTATTATCTCATGGGTAACTCCTGATGAGCCAGAACCCAATAGTGTACAATATGGTACGTCGGATAAAAGCTATGAGTTCACTGCAGAGGGAACGGTGACAAACTACACCTTTTATAAATACAAGTCTGGTTACATTCATCACTGTCTTGTTGGTGACCTCAAG TACGATACCAAGTATTATTACAAGATTGGGAGTGGTGATTCTGCTCGAGAATTCTGGTTCCAGACACCCCCAAAGGTTGATCCAGATGCTTCTTACAAATTTGGAATAATTG GTGATCTGGGCCAGACGTTCAATTCTCTTTCTACTCTTCAGCATTATATGAAGAGTGGAGGGCAGACAGTATTGTTTGTTGGAGATCTCTCTTATGCTGATAGGTATCAATTTAATGATGTTGGTCTAAGATGGGATACATGGGGTCGATTTGCGGAGCAAAGTGTAGCATATCAACCTTGGATTTGGTCTGCTGGAAATCATGAAATAGAGTACATGCCTTACATG gatGAAGTTGAGCCTTTCAAATCCTATATTCAACGATATCCGACACCTTATTTAGCATCCAACAGCAGCAGTCCTCTTTGGTATGCAATCAGACGGGCATCTGCTCATATTATAGTGTTATCTGCCTACTCTCCATTTG tgaaGTACACACCTCAATGGCACTGGCTTCGTGAAGAGTTGGAAAGGGTTGACCGGGAGAAGACGCCATGGTTGATTGTTCTTATGCATGTTCCATGCTACAATAGTAATGAAGCACATTTCCAGGAGGGTGAAAGCATCCAGTCAGTATTTGAAAGTTGGTTCGTGACGTACAGAGTTGATGTTGTCTTTGCTGGCCATGTCCATGCTTATGAACGATCG TATCGAATCTCAAGTATAAACTACAATGCAAGTGGTTACCATGACACCGTACCAGACAAATCAGCTCCTATATACATTACAGTTGGAGATGGCGGTAACCAGGAGGGTCTTGCTGGAAG GTTTAGAGATCCACAACCAGAATACTCAGCATTTAGAGAAGCCAGCTATGGGCATTCAACTTTGGAAATCAGAAATAGAACTCATGCATTGTACCATTGGAACCGAAATGATGATGGGAAAAAAGTGGCAACAGATGCATTCGTACTACGCAATCAATACTG GGCTCATAACCATCGAAGGAGAAAACTAAAGAAACATATTCAGATGGTGATTCGTGAGAACATGACCGCTTGA